A single Lentimicrobiaceae bacterium DNA region contains:
- a CDS encoding T9SS type A sorting domain-containing protein, producing the protein MKKLLLFTIVLCLSFYCRAQFSRAKIPGELKKIALLSRTSKGEAFEIKKSQNPYVKSALSDEEFELGITYYDLPSNASTANRIYYHEDGTIGAVWMYGTTPTAFPERGTAYAYFDGVQWNTSSERIESVRTGWPTYAPLGTGGEIVVSHKGPTLPLDIVTRTTKGTGDWTENELAPPVGTAGLFWPRMVTSGTNHDKIHIFTMTTPTANGGTPYLGQDGALLYSRSSDNGLSWEVSNRLLPELDSSHYVKFSADAYNWAEPRGNTLAFVVGSNWTDMFLLKSTDGGDTWTKTLIFEHPYPMWNGTVTDTFYCADGSLHPVIDNNGMVRVAFGITRAVTDETGSWWFPFVDGIGYWDETMPAYSGLEGLNPDSLYAHGRLLAWAPDLNGNGTWDILSGSDVLGNYSLSVTSMPQLICGDYNELYLVFSTVMEGYDNGTQNYRHVLARSSNVGGTIWGDFVDLTNDITHLFDECVYPTVAANFDNDLHLYFQTDDEPGLAVSGDEDPYGENRITYMTTHLQTGIEEQNLPLTSETISPNPASDNTTLYVNLKTPCRLSYNILTSDGNTVKYFDLGNVSAGNNMFSLNLQGLSSGFYFLQLQAGNQAKTKKLIIVR; encoded by the coding sequence ATGAAAAAACTTTTACTCTTTACCATTGTTTTGTGCCTGTCTTTTTATTGCAGGGCACAATTTTCCCGTGCCAAAATTCCGGGAGAACTGAAAAAAATTGCACTTCTATCCCGCACATCTAAAGGGGAAGCTTTTGAAATTAAAAAAAGCCAGAACCCTTACGTAAAATCCGCATTGAGTGATGAAGAATTTGAACTTGGCATAACCTATTACGACCTGCCTTCCAATGCAAGCACTGCCAACCGGATTTATTATCACGAAGACGGAACAATAGGTGCGGTATGGATGTATGGAACTACCCCTACTGCTTTCCCTGAAAGGGGAACGGCTTATGCCTATTTCGACGGAGTCCAGTGGAATACATCATCAGAACGCATCGAAAGTGTACGTACCGGCTGGCCCACTTATGCTCCACTGGGTACAGGAGGCGAAATAGTGGTTTCGCACAAAGGACCTACCCTGCCCCTCGACATTGTTACTCGTACAACCAAAGGAACAGGCGATTGGACAGAAAATGAACTTGCTCCTCCCGTAGGAACAGCTGGTTTATTCTGGCCCCGCATGGTTACCAGCGGAACTAACCACGACAAAATTCATATATTTACCATGACAACCCCTACAGCTAACGGAGGGACGCCTTACCTCGGACAGGATGGTGCATTGCTTTATTCCCGTTCGAGCGACAATGGATTATCATGGGAAGTATCAAACCGCCTGTTACCCGAATTGGATTCTTCTCACTATGTTAAGTTTTCTGCCGATGCTTACAACTGGGCTGAACCCCGCGGAAACACACTTGCCTTTGTAGTAGGAAGTAACTGGACTGACATGTTCCTGCTGAAATCAACCGATGGTGGCGATACCTGGACCAAGACCCTTATTTTTGAGCACCCTTATCCCATGTGGAATGGAACAGTTACTGATACTTTTTACTGTGCCGACGGCTCATTGCATCCCGTAATAGATAATAACGGGATGGTTCGTGTTGCTTTTGGCATTACCAGGGCTGTAACCGATGAAACAGGCTCATGGTGGTTTCCATTTGTTGATGGTATTGGTTACTGGGACGAAACCATGCCTGCCTATTCAGGGCTGGAAGGATTGAACCCTGATTCACTTTATGCACATGGAAGGCTTCTTGCCTGGGCACCCGATTTGAACGGTAACGGAACCTGGGACATTTTAAGTGGAAGTGATGTTTTAGGGAATTACTCTCTTTCCGTTACCAGTATGCCGCAATTGATTTGTGGTGATTACAATGAATTATATCTTGTTTTTTCAACTGTAATGGAGGGTTACGACAACGGAACACAAAACTACCGCCATGTTTTGGCTCGTAGCTCAAATGTCGGAGGAACTATTTGGGGAGATTTTGTTGATCTTACCAATGATATCACTCACTTGTTTGATGAATGTGTTTATCCAACAGTGGCTGCCAATTTTGATAATGACCTTCATCTTTATTTTCAAACTGATGATGAACCAGGTTTAGCTGTTAGCGGAGACGAAGACCCTTATGGCGAAAACAGGATTACATACATGACAACACATTTACAAACCGGAATTGAGGAACAAAATCTACCACTTACTTCGGAAACCATTTCCCCTAATCCTGCAAGCGACAATACTACCTTGTATGTAAATCTGAAAACCCCATGCAGGTTGAGCTATAATATTCTGACTTCGGACGGAAACACGGTAAAATATTTCGATTTAGGGAACGTTTCGGCAGGAAATAATATGTTTTCATTAAATCTTCAGGGTTTATCTTCTGGATTCTACTTCCTGCAGTTGCAAGCCGGAAATCAAGCAAAAACAAAAAAATTAATTATTGTAAGATAG